The Phoenix dactylifera cultivar Barhee BC4 chromosome 9, palm_55x_up_171113_PBpolish2nd_filt_p, whole genome shotgun sequence genome window below encodes:
- the LOC103721259 gene encoding protein transport protein SFT2-like: protein MQTAQAWFAGGPSNNEQQKPAPSLLSDWNSYAASRSTEASGSSPVGFDLEAAVRTANDKVTGTFNVVSKGVRELPGSFQNATSSVPSGKALMYFGLLLASGVFFIFVAFTMFLPVMVLVPQKFAICFTLGCILIIGSFFALKGPKNQLAHMSSKERLPFTLGFTGSMVGTIYVSMVLHSYILSVLFSGLQVLALAYYSVSYFPGGSTGLKFLSSTLTSSILKCFGR, encoded by the exons ATGCAGACAGCACAGGCTTGGTTCGCTGGAGGACCGAGCAATAACGAGCAGCAGAAGCCGGCTCCCTCCCTTCTCTCTGACTGGAACTCGTACGCCGCCTCCAGATCCACCGAGGCGAGCGGGTCCTCCCCCGTCGGGTTCGATCTCGAGGCCGCCGTCAGGACGGCCAACGATAAGGTCACCGGGACCTTCAACGT GGTGTCTAAAGGTGTGAGGGAATTACCGGGGAGCTTCCAGAATGCTACCAGCAGTGTTCCTTCTGGAAAGGCTCTCATGTACTTTGGGTTGCTCCTTGCCAGTGGCGtgttctttatttttgttgCATTCACAATGTTCCTTCCAGTCATGGTGCTGGTGCCTCAGAAATTTGCTATCTGCTTTACTCTTGGTTGCATCTTGATTATTGGATCGTTCTTTGCTCTTAAAGGTCCCAAGAATCAGCTTGCTCACATGTCTTCAAAAGAG AGACTTCCATTCACATTGGGATTTACTGGCAGCATGGTGGGTACCATTTATGTTTCCATGGTGCTCCACAGTTACATTCTCTCTGTTCTCTTTTCTGGGCTTCAG GTTCTTGCACTTGCATACTATTCTGTATCATACTTTCCGGGAGGATCTACTGGGCTGAAGTTTCTGTCTTCGACTCTTACATCTTCAATACTGAAATGCTTTGGCAGGTGA
- the LOC103721265 gene encoding LRR receptor-like serine/threonine-protein kinase, with translation MPSNLQSLSSSFNTFTSPILLLIAISSFLCCLSIDDQGLALLSWKQTLNSSTDALRSWKPSDPDPCKWFGITCNSKSEVIGLSLMSVSLQGPLPSNFQSLKSLKTLTLSATNLTGPIPREFGEYQELAFIDISRNQVFGEIPAEMCKLSKLVSLALNSNSLQGAIPSDIGNLSSLTYLTVYDNNLSGEIPSAIGKLQKLEVFRAGGNQDLKGILPPEIGNCSNLAMLGLAETGISGNLPSTIGLLKRIQTIAIYTAFLSGPIPEEVGNCTELTSLYLYQNSLSGSIPAQLGELQKLQTLLLWQNNLVGAIPPELGRCKELVLVDFSLNLLTGSIPRSIGNLTKLQQLQLSTNQLTGLVPPEISSCTSLTDFEVDNNWLSGEIQIDFEKLKKLTLFYAWQNRLTGNIPVSLARCRNLQSLDLSYNNLTGPIPRELYGLQNLTKLLLLSNELSGFIPPDIGSCTRLFRLRLNGNRLAGAIPAEIGNLKNLNFLDLSNNRLVGQIPPAVSGCEDLEFLDLHSNALNGALPDSFPKNLQLIDVSDNRITGPLSPGIGSLPELTKLVAGRNLLYGRIPVEIRSCSKLQLLDLGDNAFSGEIPPELGQLPALEISLNLSCNHFTGEIPSEFSGLGKLSCLDISHNELTGDLGALTSLQNLVALNISFNAFSGELPDTPFFRKLPLSDLAGNHGLFISGGSMTHEDSSRRTTISALKLAMSVLISVSAVLLLMAAYALVRTRTSLRGDEDGAWEVTLYQKLDFSVEEVVRGLTSANVIGTGSSGVVYKVRIPSGDTLAVKKMWSSDDSGAFSNEIAALGSIRHRNIVRLLGWGANRSTKLLFYAYLPNGSLSGFLHRSGKGVAEWEVRYEIAVGVAHAIAYLHHDCVPAILHGDVKAMNVLLGPRFEPYLADFGLARVLTGVNDGACASKLDSKAPPRIAGSYGYIAPEYASMQRITEKSDVYSYGVVLLEVLTGRHALDPTLPGGAHLVQWVRDHLHSKHNPRDLLDSRLGGSLDHHIQEMLQALAISVLCVSHRADDRPTMKDVAALLKEIRRPMVDEPKEATMTAAASSDRSLALPGSSDCSLAMSYYSN, from the exons ATGCCTTCAAACCTGCAATCCCTGTCCTCTAGTTTCAACACCTTCACCTCCCCAATTCTCCTGCTCATCGCAATCTCTTCCTTCTTGTGCTGCCTCTCTATTGACGACCAAGGCCTGGCTCTCTTATCATGGAAGCAAACTCTCAACAGCTCTACAGATGCACTCAGGTCATGGAAGCCTTCGGACCCCGATCCATGCAAATGGTTCGGCATCACCTGCAACTCGAAATCCGAAGTCATCGGCCTAAGCTTGATGTCAGTGAGTCTTCAAGGCCCATTGCCATCAAATTTCCAATCTCTCAAGTCCCTGAAGACACTCACTCTCTCTGCCACCAACCTCACCGGCCCAATCCCGAGAGAATTTGGAGAATACCAGGAGCTGGCCTTCATAGACATCAGCAGAAACCAGGTCTTCGGCGAGATCCCGGCAGAGATGTGCAAGCTGAGCAAGCTCGTGTCTCTCGCTCTGAATTCCAATTCTCTGCAAGGAGCCATTCCCTCCGACATTGGCAACCTCTCGAGCCTTACTTATCTAACCGTCTATGACAATAATCTCAGTGGTGAGATCCCGTCCGCCATTGGAAAACTACAGAAGCTGGAAGTTTTCCGTGCCGGGGGGAACCAAGATCTCAAAGGCATATTGCCTCCAGAGATTGGAAACTGCAGCAACCTTGCCATGCTGGGCCTCGCTGAGACCGGTATATCGGGAAACCTTCCTTCCACCATTGGATTGCTGAAGAGGATCCAGACCATTGCCATCTACACTGCCTTCCTCTCAGGTCCAATCCCGGAAGAGGTCGGCAATTGTACTGAACTGACGAGCCTGTATCTGTATCAGAATTCTCTTTCAGGTTCCATTCCAGCACAGCTTGGCGAGCTCCAAAAGCTTCAGACTCTGCTCTTATGGCAGAACAACTTGGTGGGCGCAATCCCTCCGGAGCTCGGGCGATGCAAAGAGCTCGTCCTTGTGGACTTCTCCCTGAATCTTCTGACTGGAAGCATACCTAGGAGCATCGGGAACCTCACAAAACTTCAACAGCTTCAGTTGAGTACCAATCAGCTGACAGGTCTCGTACCACCTGAAATCTCCAGCTGTACTTCTCTGACCGATTTCGAGGTGGACAACAACTGGCTCTCCGGCGAGATCCAAATAGATTTCGAGAAGTTGAAAAAACTCACCCTGTTCTATGCCTGGCAGAACAGGCTGACGGGGAATATTCCGGTGAGCTTGGCCCGATGCCGCAACCTTCAGTCTCTCGATCTCTCTTACAACAATCTGACCGGGCCGATACCGAGAGAGCTCTACGGGCTGCAGAATCTTACCAAATTGCTCCTCCTGTCCAATGAACTGTCAGGATTCATACCACCGGATATCGGGAGCTGTACTCGCCTCTTCCGGCTCCGGCTGAACGGTAACCGGCTTGCGGGGGCCATCCCCGCCGAGATTGGTAATCTAAAGAACCTCAACTTCCTCGACTTGAGCAACAACCGGCTGGTAGGTCAGATCCCACCGGCGGTATCAGGATGCGAGGATCTCGAATTCCTCGATCTTCATTCGAATGCTCTCAATGGAGCCTTGCCCGATTCATTCCCAAAGAACCTACAACTCATTGACGTCTCGGATAACAGGATCACCGGTCCGCTGAGTCCCGGCATCGGGTCGTTGCCGGAGCTGACCAAGCTTGTTGCCGGGAGGAATCTGCTCTACGGCAGGATTCCGGTGGAGATTAGATCCTGCAGCAAGCTACAACTGCTGGATCTCGGCGACAATGCTTTCTCCGGTGAGATACCTCCAGAATTAGGCCAGCTTCCAGCGCTCGAAATCTCGCTCAACCTCAGCTGCAACCATTTCACCGGTGAGATTCCAAGCGAATTCTCGGGCCTAGGGAAGCTCAGCTGCCTCGACATCTCCCACAACGAGCTCACCGGGGACCTTGGCGCGCTAACCTCGCTCCAGAACCTTGTAGCTCTAAACATCTCCTTCAACGCCTTCTCCGGTGAGCTGCCAGACACCCCGTTCTTCCGCAAGCTCCCACTCTCCGATCTCGCCGGAAACCACGGGTTGTTCATCTCCGGCGGTTCGATGACCCACGAGGACTCATCGAGAAGGACCACCATCTCTGCGCTGAAGCTCGCCATGTCAGTCCTCATCAGCGTCAGCGCCGTGCTGCTGCTGATGGCCGCCTACGCGCTGGTTCGCACTCGCACTAGCCTGCGTGGGGATGAAGATGGAGCATGGGAGGTCACGCTGTATCAGAAGCTCGATTTCTCGGTGGAGGAAGTAGTCCGGGGACTAACGTCGGCGAATGTGATCGGGACCGGAAGCTCGGGGGTGGTCTACAAGGTCAGAATTCCGAGCGGCGACACGCTCGCCGTCAAGAAGATGTGGTCGTCGGACGATTCCGGGGCATTTAGCAATGAGATCGCCGCACTGGGATCGATAAGGCACCGGAACATCGTCCGGCTGCTGGGATGGGGAGCGAACCGGAGCACGAAGCTGCTGTTCTATGCCTATCTGCCGAATGGGAGCCTGAGCGGGTTCCTTCACCGGAGCGGGAAGGGGGTGGCGGAGTGGGAGGTGAGATACGAGATTGCGGTTGGGGTGGCGCACGCCATCGCCTACCTGCACCATGACTGCGTGCCCGCCATCTTGCATGGGGATGTGAAGGCCATGAACGTTCTGCTGGGGCCGAGATTTGAGCCATATTTGGCCGACTTTGGGCTGGCTAGAGTCTTGACCGGGGTCAATGATGGTGCTTGTGCTAGCAAGTTGGATTCAAAGGCTCCTCCTCGCATTGCTGGGTCTTACGGATACATAGCACCAG AGTATGCTTCGATGCAACGAATCACAGAGAAGAGTGATGTCTATAGCTATGGTGTTGTCCTGCTTGAGGTCCTCACGGGAAGACATGCTTTGGACCCCACGCTCCCTGGGGGAGCTCACTTGGTTCAATGGGTCCGTGACCACTTGCACAGCAAGCACAACCCAAGAGATCTTCTCGACTCAAGACTCGGAGGCAGTCTGGACCATCATATACAAGAAATGCTTCAAGCACTCGCCATCTCAGTCCTGTGCGTCAGTCATCGTGCCGATGACCGGCCTACCATGAAGGATGTTGCTGCATTGCTTAAGGAGATCAGAAGGCCGATGGTCGACGAGCCTAAGGAGGCCACAATGACCGCTGCCGCTTCTTCAGACCGGAGCCTGGCCTTGCCAGGCTCGTCGGATTGCTCATTAGCCATGTCCTACTACTCCAACTGA